The Eriocheir sinensis breed Jianghai 21 chromosome 21, ASM2467909v1, whole genome shotgun sequence genome includes the window agagagagagagagagagagagagagagagagagagagagagagagagagagagagagagagagagagagagagagagagagagagagagagagagaatgctatcgCTGTCATTAAAATACTTTCACAAACACATTGATTAAAGTACTCGAACTAGGAAAAAATATTAAGATGCTAGTAGGTTAAAGACATAATCATATACATTCAAAGAACTATCACCTTTTTCTTGTGCCTAAACGTGTTTCATAAAATTTCCTTCATCACCCTCTTATGCACTTTCTCgtttccagtttccttttttaTCCCGGTTTCAAAGGTTGCAAAAGGAGTGACAAAAGCTGACTCACAAGGAAAGAGGCTTCGTTCACTGTTTTCTTGTGTCGGTATGTCCGGTTTCCTGGTGACAATCATTTTTATAGCAAGGCCCGTGTTCTCAAAAAGGTTTCAGCGTCCTACAACACCTATTTCAACAAGCTATCGTGGAGGCTGCTTGGGTTTTCACTGACGGTTTTATGCTCCTGGCGATAGTTTTCAAAGGCTACCACACCATGAACAGGGAGGATATGTGATAACTTCATTagccttctcttcatcctctgaAAATTGTCCTAATGAGAGTTGAACCCATTTAAACATCCGGCCTTATACTTACGTAGTGTTTAATCCCCATGTAAATCAGTGCTATACGATCCCCTCCCTTATGCTGTATCACAACTTAAAGTCCCGGtgaattattatttattttttgtgttggcGGTTTTCGTATAATTGGGTGACGAATTATTACGCGGCGCTCGGTCCTCATGTGCAACAGCGATAAACGATCAACTAAAAGCCTTGCCAAGTACATTCATCCGTTGCCAGTTTGATTTATCGAGTGACATAAATAACTACAGAGCGTTTGATCCACATGTATTGCACCGATAAACAATCAACTCCCAAATGGTGCATTGCAAAGGGAAaaagaattatattattttatttgcgtTGCCGGTATTGAGTTTATTCGGTGACATGAAGATACGGACTTTCTTTATTGTGAGTTGAGTAGTCAGAAAGCAATACAACCTTAAATTTTCGTATTCTGAAGTGGATACCATGCCTGACTATTAAAGTATTTCCTGATGTCATACCTCATATATTAAAACAGAATGCTAGTGGGATCGATCCTTACGTAAAAGTCCCATTCCTCGGGCAAGTCACATTATGCATGGAGCTGATAACAGATAGACAACAGAAGCAACAGAGTGGTAACCCAGGATTATAGAAGATAGGACAGACACAAGCTGGATGGATTTCAGTCACACCCGACGGAGGTGCGGAACATTTGGAAAGGTTTTGCCATGCCACGGACTTCTAATGATTGTAGCTGAtgttaatgatgttgatgattatgatgatgagggggaggaagagaagcaagaaagaCCACTCGGTCCTTCAGATTAGCCGTCCCATCCCACGGCCTCTGATCCCCATGTAATAGAATCACAAACGATCTAATTCTCATGCCTCGATTCGTGCACACTCGCCGGTAACTGAACCCTTTCCTCGGTGCCTGCAGCTCGCCGGTgacctttcttccattcttggCTGAACCAGATTCGGGAAAAAAGTCTCCTGGTTTATATTATTAATACAAAAAACTAGACTTCACCTTTCAACCAGACAaactttcactctcttcctccttcagtaacACGCGGCGGACGGACGGGAGCCTTTCTACTTCGAGTCTACCCTTCACAAGACTCTGCGCTCCTATTCTTAtaacatttcctctcctcttaccgaTGCACTCTCAACACATTTGTTACTCCGGCAACCCTACCCCGTGCCCACACAACAGGTGACGCCACGCAGGGGACCTTTACTCCCCTGTATGGCGTGTCTGAAGGGGCACGGGGTGGGAGGGAGAACGGGGCGGGGGCTCGCACATAAAGGAAGTTCAAGGAGGGGGGCGGGGATGGCCTCGGGGTGACATGATGCAGCACAGTTTTGCAAGTATTCACACCTTTCCCATTCAGCCATACACGTCCCGCTCTGACCATCGCTTTCGTTGTCACAGAGATtcacaggtaaaaaaataaaaaaaacctatCCAGTCTGTATATGTCCCTGCTAATTACTCCCATTATAACTTTTCCGTCTACATTCGCTCATGCTTTCTTTGAGGCGTATAAAAACAAGACAATTTCCTTCACTTTGTATTATatcaacctttctttctcttgccaCACGATTTTCTATTCgactttctattctctcttcatCTTGCTCATCCTTTCACACTTAATAATGAGACACTTTCccgcgtgtgggtgtgggtgtgggtgtaggtgtgggtgtgttttaTTAATAATTACTTTCCTGCTTTCCTCGATATCCAAGTTTTTCTTTGTGGTCTTGTcacgcctctgtgtgtgtgtgtgtgtgtgtgtgtgtgtgtgtgtgtgtgtgtgtgtgtgtgtgtgtgttatcatctattctttcccttttccttactctctttaTCTCTAAAATGATATGATCTGCATTATTTCAGTTCTCCCTGCCGCTCATATTTTctcccaaacttttttttttttttatcttctctcactttcccgtcctctctctatttttttttttgttcccctttccttccttaaaatTCTTAGACAAAATAAGACACACTCCTGTttgattttttgttcttttgtattttttttctctcttgctccAGGCCACACGATTATCTCCTGGTTTACTTTCTTTTAAATGTAACGTGATACCACCCTCTGTTGTATTGTATCAAcctttgttcctctctcttccctgccaGCCACTCATGCCCTACGAGTTCGCATACGAGGTGAAAGACGACGCCACGACCAATTACCAGAACAGAGTGGAGTTCGTTGAGGATGGCGTGTTGCGGGGGAGCTACAGCCTCCTCTCCCCTGACGGTGTGGTTCGAACTTCCGTCTATTCCGACACCGGCAATGGCTTCGAGGTGAGTTACTCGGCATTAGGGCGGCGACGAGAGCCTACGAACGCCGTTAGAATGGCAAAGAATGAAGTTTGGCATATTACTGAGTAGCGACATAGATATTGCAGAAGTCAGGACAGAGAAAATAGGTGGAAATATGAAATTTAAACCCATGCTGGAGCAGGAAAGAGCACAAAatatgaaaagtagaaaatactGGAAAGGCATTTGTCTGTAgcgactgatgatgatggtgatgataaaggcattGAGGAGAGCATACGAGCGTCTTTAAAATACCAGGAATAGATGTTGGACATAGATGCTGCCCGTAGATggagtttcatttttttcttactaaCAGTTACTATATACTATATTATGGAAGTAAATCTAAAGTAAATATTTGTCTGCGatcaaacacataaaaaaacactgCATACCAGGAAAGAAAGGGAGCTTGTAAATTACACCGGCGAGTGAAATCGTCTTTCTTGTTTGCCTTCATCAAGCCGGTCTGTACGATGACTAAGGCACATGCAGCACATTCCTGACACACACTGTACCCCCTGAACAAGTCCTGCTGAAGGCACTTACTCATGAGGCCGCTCGCACCACAACGTTTGTCGCATCAAGATTTTCTATTCAGCGTATCATTCATGACACCCGCTTTCCTCTCTGAGCCAATCCTGCTAAAAACATTTATACTGCCGGCTTCGCTGCTTCATTCGTCCTAttaccgttttctttttcatgtgtATGAGCTTTGAGACTCAGCAAAATGAGAACTTTAATGTTTCGTTTTCTTTGCCAGTTGTATAAAGTTTTGGTGCGAAAATATAACAGTCTACCCGGCAATGGGGAACAGTTGATATATAAttacgacgacaacaacaacaatactagaagtgaaaatatgataataataataataataataataataataataataataataataataataataataataataataataataataataaaataatgaggtAACAAAAATTGACCATCCTCCCGGTTGGACACAAATCCTTCAACATGGCGCCTCTTTCCGTCCTCCCACAGGTGACCCTCCACGAAGTGCCAACAGACATCGTGGTCATCGGCTCAGGCCTCCCTGGTGACCCCGCGCTCAAGGCCGGGGGCACGTACAGGTACTACGACTCTCGCGACTCAGGCTCAAGGGAGTCCTTCCGGCCATCTTTCAGCAGGAGCGGTGGATTTGAGGCTTTCTCTAAAGCATCAGAAGGGTTTGACGGGTCTTCAAGAGGGTCAGCTATCTTTAGTTCATCGAGCAACAGAGACTTTTCATCGAAAAATAAACAGTCAAGTCGCGAAGAGTCATCCAGGCGCGAAGAATCGGAAAGGCGCGAAGAATCGTCGAGACGCGATGAGTCAAGACGCGAAGAATCGTCGAGACGCGATGAGTCAAGACGCGAAGAATCCGAAGGCTCCAGATTTGAATTTTTAACGAATGACAAGAGTGCCTTGGAAGCCTTCGACAGGGAGAGCGCCAGCCAAGGCTTCTCTGGTGGGTCTAGGGACTCCGAGGCTTCGTCGAGACGCAAAGAGTCAAGACGCGAAGAATCCGAAGGCTACAAATATGAATTGTTGACGAATGACAAGAGTGCCTTGGAAGCCTTCGACAGGGAGAGCGCCAGCCAAGGCTTCTCTGGCGGGTCTAGGGACTCCGAGGCTTCGTCGAGACACGAAGAGTCTGGAGGCTTTGGAGAGTTCTCGCATGCCTTCGCGTCATCGTTCTCCCAGCAGGGAGGATCTGGAGGTGGATCAGGTGGTGGATCTGGAGGTGGATCAGGTGGTGGATCTGGTGGTGGATTAGGTGGTGGATTTGGTGGTGGATCAGGTGGTGGATCTGAGGGTGGATCAGGTGGATCAAGAGGTGGATTCGGTGGTGGATCTGAGGGTGGATCATTAGGTGGATCTGGAGGATCAAGTGGTGGATCTGGTGGTGGATCAGGGGGTGGATTTGTTGGAACTGGTAGTGGATCAGGTCACGGTGGATCTGGTGGTGGATCAGGTGGTGGATATGAGGGTGGATTAGGTGGTGGATCAGGGGGTGGATTCGGTGGTGGATCTGAGGGTGGATCATTTGGTGGTGAATTTGGTGGATCAGGTGGTGGATCTGGTGGTGGATCAGATGGTGGATCTGGAGGTGGGTCAAGTGGTGGATCTGGTGGTGGATCAGGGGGTGGATTTGTTGGAACTGGTGGTGGATCAGGTCACGGTGGATCAAGTGGTGGATCTGACGGTGGATCAGGTGGCGGATtcggtggtggttctggtggatCAGGTGGGGGATCACATGGTGGTTCAAGTGGATCAGGTGGCGGATccggtggtggttctggtggatCAGGTCGCGGATCACATGGTGGTTCTGGTGGATCAGGTGGCGGATCAGGTGGCGGATCACATGGTGGTTTAGGTGGATCAGGTGGCGGATTCGGTGGTGAATTTGGTGGATCAGGTGGCGGATccggtggtggttctggtggatCAGGTGGCGGATccggtggtggttctggtggatCAGGTGGGGGATCACATGGTGGTTCTGGTGGATCAGGTGGCGGATCACATGGTGGTTCAGGTGGATCAGGTGGCGGATTCGGAGGTGGATCTGGTGGATCAGGTGGCGGATCACATGGTGGTTCAGGTGGATCAGATGGCGGATTCGGTGGTGGATCTGGTGGATCAGGTGGCGGATTCGGAGTTGGATCTGGTGGATCAGGTGGCGGATCACATGGTGGTTCAGGTGGATCAGATGGCGGATTCGGTGGTGAATTTGGTGGATCAGGTGGCGGATTCGGTGGTGAATTTAGTGGATCAGGTGGCGGATCACATGGTGGTTCAGGTGGATCAGATGGCGGATTCGGTGGTGGATCTGGTGGATCAGGTGGCGGATTCGGAGTTGGATCTGGTGGATCAGGTGGCGGATCACATGGTGGTTCAGGTGGATCAGATGGCGGATTCGGTGGTGGATCTGGTGGATCAGGTGGGGGATCACATGGTGGTTCTGGTGGATCAGATGGCGGATTCGGTGGTGGATCTGGTGGATCAGGTGGGGGATCACATGGTGGTTCTGGTGGATCAGATGGCGGATTCGGTGGTGGATCTGGTGGATCCGGTGGCGGATCACATGGTGGTTCTGGTGGATCAGATGGCGGATTCGGTGGTGGATCTGGTGGATCAGGTGGGGGATCACATGGTGGTTCTAGTGGATCAGGTGGCGGATCACATGGTGGTTTAAGTGGATCAGATGGCGGATTCGGTGGTGGATCTGGTGGATCAGGTGGCGGATTCGGAGTTGGATCTGGTGGATCAGGTGGCGGATCACATGGTGGTTCAGGTGGATCAGATGGCGGATTCGGTGGTGGATCTGGTGGATCAGGTGGGGGATCACATGGTGGTTCTGGTGGATCAGATGGCGGATTCGGTGGTGGATCTGGTGGATCAGGTGGGGGATCACATGGTGGTTCTAGTGGATCAGGTGGTGAATTCGGTGGTGGATTTGGTGGATCAGGTGGCGGATCACATGGTGGTTCAGGTGGATCAGATGGCGGATTCGGTGGTGGATCTGGTGGATCAGGTGGGGGATCACATGGTGGTTCTAGTGGATCAGATGGCGGATTCGGTGGTGGATCTGGTGGATCAGGTGGGGGATCACATGGTGGTTCAGGTGGATCAGGTGACGGATTCGGTGGTGGATCTGGTGGCGGATCCGATGGTGGATCAGGTGGATCAGGTGGCGAGTTCGGTGGTGGATCTGGTGGATCATTTGGCGGATCACATGGAGGTTCAGGTGGATCAGGTGGGGGATCCGGTGGTGGATCTGGTGGATCAGGTGGCGGATCCGATGGTGGATCAGGTAGTGGTTCAGGTGGATCAGGTGGCGGATTCGGTGGGGGATCTGGTGGATCACATGGTGGTTCAGGTGCATCAGGTGGGGGATCCGGTGGTGGATCTAGTGGATCAGGTGGCGGATCACATGGTGGTTCAGGTGGAGGATTCGGTGGTGGATCTGGTGGATCAGGTGGCGGATCACATGGTGGTTCAGGTGGATCAGGTGGGAGATCCGGTGGTGGATCAAGTGGCGGATCCGATGGTGGATCAGGTGGCGGATTCGGTGGTGGACTTGATATTGGACTCGGTTTTGGAACTGATGGACCTGGTGGATCAGGATCTGGTATTGAACTCGGTTTGGGACTTGGTGGTGGACCTGGTATTGAGCTCGGGTTTGGAACTGATGGACCTGGTGGATTCGGTGGTGAACCTGGTGGATCAGGAGGTGGATTCGGTGGTGGACCTGGTGGATCAGGTGGCGGATCACATGGTGGTTCAGGTGGATCAGGTGGCGGATccggtggtggttctggtggatCAGGTGGTGGATTCGATGGTGGATCAGGTGGTGGTTCAGGTGTATCAGGTGGCGGATTCGGTGGTGGACTTGATATTGGACTCGGTTTTGGAGCTGGTGATGGACCTGGTGGGTCAGGAGGTGGACTTGGTGGATCAGTTGGCGGATTCGGTGGTCGACCTGGTGGATCAGATGGTGGATTCGGTGATGGATCAGGTGGGTCAGGTGGATTCGGTGGCGGATTCGGAGGTGGACCAGGAGGTGGATTCGGTGGTGGATCAGGTGGATCAGGTGGATCAGGTGGATTCGGTGGCGGATTCGGTGGTGGACCAGGAGGTGGATTCGGTGGTGGATCAGGTGGATCAGGTGGATTCGGTGGCGGATTCGGTGGTGGACCAGGAGGTGGATTCGGTGGTGGATCAGGTGGATCAGGTGGTGGATctggtggtggagcaggtggaTCTGGTGGCGGGGTCAGTGGTGGAGgggccggcggcggcggcgtcaacCTACAGGACAAGGCCGTGTTCATCATTCACCCTGACTTCTTCAAGACCGGCGCGGGCGCCGGCCTGACGGGCCTGCCGGAAGTGACGGAGCCCATTATTATCGTGAGTGACAATAAATTTGCCCAGGGTGGGGGTGGGGCTGGCGTAGGTTTCAGTAATGCTCTGGGCGGAGGAGGGTTTGCGGGAGCCTTTAGCAGCGTGAACAGGCTGggagaggctgctgctgctgacacCACAGCGGCTCACTCAAGCGGTGCTGCATCAACTGCTACCGCCGAAGAAGTAAGTACATCCTCTGGTAAAAGTGGATCGACCTCGACCAGTGCCATTGAAAGCGCTTCATCCTTAGGCAGTGCCTCAATAAGCGCTTCTTCTCCAAGCAGTGAAGGCTTCGTTGCATCCACCTTCAGCTCCAACGGATTGACTGTTGGAAGTGCGACAGGTGATTCTACCTCTGCCTCGAGTGGATCATTTGGAAGAAGTACCATCGAAAATGTCTCATCCTCAGCTAGTGCCGCTGAAGGAGCATCTTCAAGTGGTGCTACAAAGAGTGCTTCATTCTCCAGTGCAAGTGAATCATCGGGCAGCGCCACTGATGGTGCTTCTTTTTTAACTAGTGCTTCCGAAGGTGGTTCATCCTCCCACGGATCAGTTTCCTCAGGGAGTGGAACTGAAGGCGCCTTTTTATTTGATGCAAGTGGATCTTCCCTAGGCAGTGCGGCTGAAGTTGATACTTCTTTAGGCAGTGCCGCTGAAGTAGCCTCCTCAAGCAGTGCCACTGAAGTGGCCTCCTCAGGCAGTGCCGCTGAAGTGACCTTCTCAGGTAGTGCCGCTGAAGTGGCCTCCTCAAGCGGTGCCGCTGAAGTGACCTCCTCAAATAGTGCCGCTGAAGTGACCTCAAGCAATGCCGCTGCAGCGGCTTCCTCAGGCAGTGCCGCTGAAGGTGTTTCTTCTTCGAGCAGTGGAGGGTTCGATGCATCTACATTCAACTCTAGAAAACTATCTGTAGAAAGCAGCACAAAagattcttcatcttcttccagcAGAAAAGGTGGAGTTCTAACAATTACTTCCTCTAGCTTGGATGGATCATCTGGTATCAACAAAGCGGTAACTGATGAGTCGTCTGGCAGGGGACAATCAGTTCTCGATAGTGGAGCATCAGGAGGaacaaaaaatattgaaaaggcAGCCAATGCAAAACCAGCTTCTTCGGGTCAAATTGGGCTGAATGGATTTAGCACGTCCTTCAGTGAAGGCGGATCACAACAGTTTATAATATCCTCTAGTGGAGACGCATCCAGGTTTGACTCCCACAGATTTTCCAGCAGTGGATCCGGTGGCTCTTCAAGCAGTGGGGCGTCAAGCAGTGCCATTTTGCACAGCCAAAGCGGTGGTGACTTAAAACTGCAGGCACCGGACCAGTTACTGAAGATTCTCAATCCAGGCCAAACAGCTCGCGGGCTTCAGGGTATCCGCGGCAGTTCGGGCCAGGGCGGGGCTGTCTTCTTTACGCAGGAAACTGACCTGGCCTCTTCCCAGGGCGGCAAAACCTCCATCACACAACTGCCAGTCACTCGCGTCACCACCGTGACACACCTCCCTGACGATTCTAAGCAAGGCTCTTCCATCTTGAAAATAGCTGGCAGTTCCACGGGCTTCAAGAATAACCAGAACGTGTTCACAAGCCCACCGTCAGGTGCTGCACGATTCTTTGCATCAGCATCAAACACAAAAACTTTTCAGGCGAGTGGCAAGAAGTCAGCAGGAAACAAAATTGTTAGCATATCCGGCTCAGGAACACTCACGACTCTTCCTACTGGTGACACTGTCCTCGCCTTGGGCAGCAAACAACCCATTGCAATTTCCACTTCCCAGGGCGTCATCAGGAACAGCCGGAGGACCGCGCCCTTTTCCACCACCAACTCGAGGCAGCAACGACCGAGGCGAATCCGAGGGCGGCTTCTGAGGTCACTCTAATTGGCCAAAGAGGTGAAGACACACCTGCATTGAGGTTCACCGTCTCAGCGCCCACTGTTCCTTCAATATGTTAACGTTAGCTTGTACGATAGGCAGAATCGATGTTAATGGCCGCAGTGATCAGATTTTGCTGCTGAAAAGGGTTCATAGAAACTCTGCTTTTATGTtttacacaaacacactctcAGTCATTAACTACATTAATGAAACGAAGAGTTTGTCATTTACCTATTACACAAACACTTCACATATCACTGCACTGTTACTGTCCATACATCATGCCTCTTCCCTTTAATGGCTTGTTTTCATTCGCGAACGAAACGCTGTTACTGTTAGCCAATGCTTAGGTTAGGAACCATGCACACTTGTAGTCATGAGGTGCTgagctctgtgtgtgtatgtgtgtgtgtgtgtgtgtgtgtgtgctaagttATGTGTGTGGATCACTTGATATTGTTGTAACGGTAAGTTATCACGGAGAAGCGTGCTAGGTTTTGTGTGTGGATCACGTCAAGCTGTTTAAACAGAAATGTATCACGAGGTCCATTAGTCGTTaagttatgtttgtgtgtttataacgttgaaattaataaaaaaaatattttttataagCTGAAAAAATGTTTTATTCTAACATCTGGTTACAGGGTTCAATAAACAAACAGGTGCTCTGAGTTCTTGAAATCTATAAAAACAAAGATAAGATTAATCCACAAAGAGGTAATTAACAAAAAGACAAGAATACAAACACTGATGTTCCTGGGGTAACACTTTTAAACTCTCAAAAAGGAAGAGGCTGAGGGAGGATGGAGTGTGCTCCTTACCGGAACAAGCTGGCATGGAGAGCACGGGCGTGGGGGAACCTTCTCTACACGTCACCAACACTCCTGCAACAGATATATAAATTgctataaatggaaggaaaaacgcTTCAATGTTTAAATATGCGTTacatagaaagggaaagggtacGAGGACACTTGATCGAGAtttatgaatggatgaagggctttcatAAGGGTGATGTATAAGGATTTTAGTAGTAGAAGAGCAGAGTACAACACGTAGgctagtaatggatttaaattggataaactcagattcaacaaagacatagcaagaaccagggttgttgattttttttaatttcaagcaagatggcggcactataaaacagttgcctgcgcttccaattggctgggaccaaccaaaagagtaaagatggggccatacgctacagctgagcgtggccgcagtgctcatctccttGGCACGGGCCCCTGACCATTGATGGGAAGAAACCATCACCCCAggacagggtcagcgtgacatccgggttacgacGGTTTATCTTCCCAAAGTTTACCATtgtaagggccgccggcaaccctcacataactttgtgtgtgtgtgtgtgtgtgtgtgtggctctcgcaatctctaagcctttacaaCCATATAtacctatttatcgaccagcccgaaagggaggatgagcagctgggtgagtgggacgctgactgcccaggtcgggattcaaacccagggcGCGGGTTTGTAGCAAGGCATactaaccactagaccatggaggtataaaaaaaacaataaaaaaaatctaatgtcaacaagatgagaaaacagttGCAATAAGCAAATGAACTtaagttgctaacccatggttgccctgcacacattctaaatATTTTGGCTCATGGTTTGGAAATTGGCAACATaaaagaacatgtggttcatgttgtaaTATACTTCTGAagccatcactctgcctcagcaagatgcCGTCAGAAAGGCGGTCAGTGTCTTGTTCTGCTCCAGGACACTGGATGGACCAGGTGTGGCTGACGGAAGATATGTATAATGAACTAACAGCTCAGGTAAAAATtttgtgaagttgacagggaaaataTGGATATCGAGGTTagagagtgttttctttgtttatttctccattctATGTTGTTGCTCAGCAAtgagatcaagatttaaatcaatgacaaaaaaaaatcaaataatataaatcttgatttaaatcaatgatttaaaaaaataatttgatttaagttttgatttaaatcaacttgatttaaatcaaacaaccctggcAAGAACTGCTTTACTAATATTGTGGTGGATGAGTGCAGCAATcactcatgtggtgagtgccaatatgataTATAGCTCCAAGGAAAGcttacataaattcatggatactGAGGATAAATGGGGTTAGGATGACAAAAACCTGCCTTGTATGGGCATTCCGGACTCTTGcagattatatgtgtgtgtgtgtgtgtgtgtgtgtgtgtgtgtgtgtgtgtgtgtgtgtgtgtgtgtgtgtgtgtgtgtgtgtgtgtatctatgtgataaagaaagagaaagagaaagataaggagaattcaaatattcgtgtatttaatcATTcacctatttatttactttacatccggttaaaaatatacatattttaGTACGTTCCCGAACATTGGTGTGTCGCAGCTGCATTACCTGATATGCTTTTTAAGAAACGATGGCTCGGCAGATCTCTAAAGCTGCTGAGATAATCCACATAATTAACTCATCCCACCACACACCTGCACCTTCCCAAGCCCTGCCTCCAGCGTCACCTGCTCTGCGCCACGCCTCCTGCTGTGCTCCACCGTCCCCTTCCTCAGGTGCCCGTTTCCAACCTTGCTGCATCAACCTTCACACCAGGAGCCTTCCTCGTACCTTTAGCTGTCCCTTGACTTCCATAATCTCTCTCTGCATTTCAATAGTTGATATAATTTTCCCGTAAGGCTCTCATTTCTTATCTCTGCGTCTATCATTTTTTTCGCTGCGAATATTGACTATCAAATGTTCAGGATTCCAAAATGGTTGTCTGTTAACTTGTAAAAAACAAAATTGCTTATTCCCAGTTGCCTATTCGGTGAAGTTCCCTCGAAGC containing:
- the LOC127001562 gene encoding uncharacterized PE-PGRS family protein PE_PGRS54-like isoform X33; translation: MWKVVVVAAALSVAAVAGEGGQEAQLSGPGLSLGELLRGSRESSGEYRVRHFGRGGGDDDDSEEFPPLMPYEFAYEVKDDATTNYQNRVEFVEDGVLRGSYSLLSPDGVVRTSVYSDTGNGFEVTLHEVPTDIVVIGSGLPGDPALKAGGTYRYYDSRDSGSRESFRPSFSRSGGFEAFSKASEGFDGSSRGSAIFSSSSNRDFSSKNKQSSREESSRREESERREESSRRDESRREESSRRDESRREESEGSRFEFLTNDKSALEAFDRESASQGFSGGSRDSEASSRRKESRREESEGYKYELLTNDKSALEAFDRESASQGFSGGSRDSEASSRHEESGGFGEFSHAFASSFSQQGGSGGGSGGGSGGGSGGGSGGGLGGGFGGGSGGGSEGGSGGSRGGFGGGSEGGSLGGSGGSSGGSGGGSGGGFVGTGSGSGHGGSGGGSGGGYEGGLGGGSGGGFGGGSEGGSFGGEFGGSGGGSGGGSDGGSGGGSSGGSGGGSGGGFVGTGGGSGHGGSSGGSDGGSGGGFGGGSGGSGGGSHGGSSGSGGGSGGGSGGSGRGSHGGSGGSGGGSGGGSHGGLGGSGGGFGGEFGGSGGGSHGGSGGSDGGFGGGSGGSGGGFGVGSGGSGGGSHGGSGGSDGGFGGGSGGSGGGSHGGSGGSDGGFGGGSGGSGGGSHGGSGGSDGGFGGGSGGSGGGSHGGSGGSDGGFGGGSGGSGGGSHGGSSGSGGGSHGGLSGSDGGFGGGSGGSGGGFGVGSGGSGGGSHGGSGGSDGGFGGGSGGSGGGSHGGSGGSDGGFGGGSGGSGGGSHGGSSGSGGEFGGGFGGSGGGSHGGSGGSDGGFGGGSGGSGGGSHGGSSGSDGGFGGGSGGSGGGSHGGSGGSGDGFGGGSGGGSDGGSGGSGGEFGGGSGGSFGGSHGGSGGSGGGSGGGSGGSGGGSDGGSGSGSGGSGGGFGGGSGGSHGGSGASGGGSGGGSSGSGGGSHGGSGGGFGGGSGGSGGGSHGGSGGSGGRSGGGSSGGSDGGSGGGFGGGLDIGLGFGTDGPGGSGSGIELGLGLGGGPGIELGFGTDGPGGFGGEPGGSGGGFGGGPGGSGGGSHGGSGGSGGGSGGGSGGSGGGFDGGSGGGSGVSGGGFGGGLDIGLGFGAGDGPGGSGGGLGGSVGGFGGRPGGSDGGFGDGSGGSGGFGGGFGGGPGGGFGGGSGGSGGSGGFGGGFGGGPGGGFGGGSGGSGGFGGGFGGGPGGGFGGGSGGSGGGSGGGAGGSGGGVSGGGAGGGGVNLQDKAVFIIHPDFFKTGAGAGLTGLPEVTEPIIIVSDNKFAQGGGGAGVGFSNALGGGGFAGAFSSVNRLGEAAAADTTAAHSSGAASTATAEEVSTSSGKSGSTSTSAIESASSLGSASISASSPSSEGFVASTFSSNGLTVGSATGDSTSASSGSFGRSTIENVSSSASAAEGASSSGATKSASFSSASESSGSATDGASFLTSASEGGSSSHGSVSSGSGTEGAFLFDASGSSLGSAAEVDTSLGSAAEVASSSSATEVASSGSAAEVTFSGSAAEVASSSGAAEVTSSNSAAEVTSSNAAAAASSGSAAEGVSSSSSGGFDASTFNSRKLSVESSTKDSSSSSSRKGGVLTITSSSLDGSSGINKAVTDESSGRGQSVLDSGASGGTKNIEKAANAKPASSGQIGLNGFSTSFSEGGSQQFIISSSGDASRFDSHRFSSSGSGGSSSSGASSSAILHSQSGGDLKLQAPDQLLKILNPGQTARGLQGIRGSSGQGGAVFFTQETDLASSQGGKTSITQLPVTRVTTVTHLPDDSKQGSSILKIAGSSTGFKNNQNVFTSPPSGAARFFASASNTKTFQASGKKSAGNKIVSISGSGTLTTLPTGDTVLALGSKQPIAISTSQGVIRNSRRTAPFSTTNSRQQRPRRIRGRLLRSL